The Heterodontus francisci isolate sHetFra1 chromosome 23, sHetFra1.hap1, whole genome shotgun sequence nucleotide sequence taaaatgaaatacaaatTTAGATTTTGTAGGTTTGACTAAATTTTTGTTCCTTTCTAATTTTGAAGTTGACAGTTTGACTACAGTGTTTTTGGCATAAATGTGATAAGTATTTTGTACGGTTTGAATCTTTTATTCCTCTGATATTTAAATTAAGCAGCAAACATCACAGCTGCAGTACTTTTGTGCCTATCCTGCACTAAACCTACCAAAGCTATATCACGTCACCTAGCTGGTCAATACTTTTGTTTTATTCATGTCTACTTGATGTATTTGAACATTTCTCCATTTATTTAGAGAACTGATCCAGCAGTTGTACTGGGCAATTATCTGTCAAGTACTATGTGGAAGTGACTCATAGTTTATTCACAGATAATCTGTTTAGGAATTGTATTATATTGTGGAATGTGGTGCACCCACAGGTATTATACTGTTGTCAGTTTTTCACTTTCATCCGAGTTATGAAACCTCTATTGTGTAGTTACAGTTGGCATGCCTGTTACTTAATTGTAAGAAAGCTAGAAAACATGCATTTCCCTAGATTCATTCTTTTCTACTTCTCCCCCATTTGATCTCTGAAGCATGGAACTCCCTCAAGAACCTCACCCAACTGCCAGTACTTCCTGTATTCAACCATATAGTGTATCACAGTTGAGATTGACCAGGTTTTCATATGAGATTTCAGTCTCCCAGAAGGGACACTGAATGTCCCCAcattcctgccccctccccagtCCAGGCATACTGCAGTGTCAACTGAGGGCTATTGCTGCTCCAGCTTTGAGCAACTAGCAGCACAGGCTTGGGGAAGGGAGGCAGACCTTCCTGGTCCATACAGTTTATTTACACACTGTGGAGTGGGATTTCAATTGAGTTTTCATTGGTAAATTGTAAATTGACTGAGTttagcagtgatttttttttttagaaaataaCCCCAGTTTCACTCCTGTGATTTTTAGTCAGCTGTGAAGCTATTTGATCAGACTGCCAGATTTTTTTATCCTTGAATTTTTTTGGGATGTCAAAAGTGATATTCTGGTATGACGAATGTCAAAATGGCATTAAAGTCTCCAGTATTATGAGAATGACATCACTAATCTGAATAAAATATGTTGCACATTTAAGAACTATACTGAGTGACAAGTATCCCTTCCTCATGCACTGACTGTTTCTGGAATGCAGATCCTTGGGGATCTGCTGCTTTCCATTACCTCACTATCCGTCATGTGTGAGCCTGTAGTGTGTCAGGAAGCTAGTCACTTAAGGGAACATCACTGCCAAGCTTAAGCCAATCCTCCCTTCTGACAAAACTTACACTCAGCAGGAGAGTTTGTAGGGACtagctgatttttattttttctttttccctttttttcGCCATGCTGCCCCAGTCCAGGAACACTGGGACCAATTGCTGTACCCTTATCACTGTGGCCCAGATCATTTAAGTCTGCACAGGCTGGTGATTGAACCTGGTACTTTCTGGTTCTGTTCCATGGTGGGGAGTTTAAGACAATGTTAAAAGTTGTTTTGTATTTCTGCAGGGGATATAGCCTTCAGGTTTCTGGATTATGTAAGATCGCAGCATGAAAGACAGAATCGGCGAGCAATGAAATCTTACCAGAGCCCATCGTGGCAACAAATCAGTGACTTTTATGAACAGCAGAATAAATTTGATTCTGATTCAGGATCAAAGGCTGTCATTTGTGACATTAATAAGGAAATGTTAAAGGTTGGAAGGCAAAAGGCAGAACAGTTGAACTATACTGAAGGTAggttgtacttttttttttaaataattaaattCCTCAGTGCTGGATGTGAAGTGAATAGGCATATCCACAAAAAGTTCTGTTGCATTTGATAACAGATTGAAAGGTTGAGAGTATATTGTATAAATCATGACCATTGAAGGATTCTGCCTTTTCAGTCTGTTCAGCTAGTGGTAGCTCTTTTAACTTCTCTATGCTTCAGTAAGGTGATCTAATTAAACTTGGGATCAGAAGGCCCAAGTGGTAGTGCAAGACCAGGCTAAAAGGAGTAAAACCAAGAAATAAATCTGGAGCTAATGATTAGGCGATGTTAAGCTTGGGTAGTAACAAGAAGAAAAAGCTACTAAGTGAGGTAAGGAATTCCACAGTTTAGatcctgggaaagaatgagttagagTAGGAGACTGGTGTAATAAGTCTCCGTTGCAATGCAGTGAAGATGTAGGGAGGAGGAATAGCATGTAAGATGGCATATCTAGAGATCAGAAAGTTGAGGGGCACTAAGCATAGTTGAATATCCACCATTGGCACAAGCACAGTGAActcaatgacttccttctgtgctgcgaTTCCTATGTCAATAGTATTAGTAAACTGCACTACAACAAGGAAGGCTGTGATAGAGGTAAGAGGTGAGGTTGGGGTTGGCGCATCTCACCGGTAGTTTTCTTTTGTATTCTGCCCTGGAGTACAAGGGAGCTGTGAGAACAATCTTCCCAATATGAAGCTATGTTTGGAGATTTGACAAATTTGTGTTTTTAGTAGGGTTTCGCCATGTATTGAATGTAATGTTTGGCATGAAGGTAACATTTTAAATAATTGGTTATACAGTTATACATAAAAGCAGTAAAATGGCTGCTGAACCAATCTCTTAAAAATTTGACCTCTGTTTGTCCACAGCCCATTCTTCTCAGTTATGACTGGGTTTATGCAGTATTTTAGATTGTGGCACAGGAATAATAAGGCAATGTGCAGGTGAAGTCCTGCTCTACTACCACTCCtctcctcgctgacctacattgggtgCCTCTAAATTAGAGTTCTCATCCTGTGTTTTAAATTTTTCCATGGCCCTGCTCCTCCCTATTATCAAGCATCCACCCCTGTTCctgcaattctggcttcttgtacatcctccttccccatcattggtggctgcacctttagCTATGCCCTAAACTGATATTCCCTGTCAAGGCCACTTCATCTTTCCGCCTTCGTCTCTTCCTTTAAGGTCTTccacttggaccaagcttttgatcacccctcctaatatttccCTTTGCTTGGCATCTGTCGATTTCTGATTGTGTGAAGTATGTTGGGATGATTTTCTCCATGAAAGGtgccatacaaatgcaagttttagTGGTTGTAAAGGAGCGTGGATCACAGTTTGTGTTAGAATGAATACACTCCATTGTGCAAATTTGTATTCTTTTGTGGGTTGTAGTGATAAAAGAATATCAACAACTGATACAATATGATTTGCAATAAACTGCCTGTTTTCATTTATATGCCTAATCATATTTTCACAATATTAAGATTTCAACTCCCCACATACACCCAAAAGTTCTGCCTTCCACTTGCTCCTTAAGGTTCTGATTCATGCTAGACTGCTAACTGTTCTCCAGTATCTCTGCTAAATTGATATTCATGTGAACCACTCTTCATATGAGTGACACTAACTGGACATAGAGATAAACTTAGTGCTGCTCTAACTTAATGTCCTCGAGTACTTTCAAGCACCAACTAGCAGTCAGAATGGAAATGATTGGTTTATTTTTCCTTTCTGCTCAGTTGACTGTGGCGATGATTGATTGTTCCAAAGGAATATGTTCTGACGATAAGATTCTAAGGGTATACTGTCTGAATGCTTCTCTGGTTGGTTGTTCCCTGCAGGCCTATCCTGGGTGGTGGGAAATGCAGAAGAGCTGCCATTTGATGATGACAAGTTTGATGTGTATACAATTGCCTTTGGAATTAGAAATGTTACTCATATTGATCATGTGAGTAGATGCAAAGCATCATCTGTAACTGATTTGTGATCAATTCTGATGGAGAAGTAGCTGCCTGCCATTTTCCTTCTCTTCCATGTTATTTTGAAGTTGAGGATGAAATACAGTGCATTTTGAATGAAGCCAGCAGGTTTATTTCTATCTGTGAATATTCTTTTAGTAAAAAAATGAGTTTTACAGCAACTTGTCTGTGTACAAATTTCCTAAAAAAACAAATTCCTTCATTCTGCCCCTTGATGGTTCAAGAAAGTATCCATATATGAAACTCTGACGCTGACTGAGTGTTTTCCCCTCAACAGGTGCTGCAAGAGGCCTATCGGGTTTTGAAACCAGGTGGAAGATTCCTATGTTTGGAATTCAGTAAAGTACAGAATCCAATCATTTCCAGGTAGCTAtagtaatttagtattactgaggaggaaACTGGTTGTAGTAATTTAATATAACTGAGGGGGAAGGTAGTTGCAGTAACTTAGTATAACTGAGGGGGAAGGTGGTGGTAGTAATTTAGTATTGGAGGGGGAAGCTGGTTGTAGTAATTCATTATTACTGAGGGAGAAGCTGGTTTCAATTTAATACTGTTGAGAAGCTGGTTGtagtaatttagtattactgaggaggaagATGGTTTCAGTAATTTTGTATTAGTGGGGGAAATTGGTTGCAATAATTTAGTGTTGCTGATGGGGAAACTGGTTGTAGTAATTGAGTATTTTTTTTAATCCTTCGGgggctcggccagtagtggtgctactgaggcactcttagtgatgggcattgaagtcccccacccagagtacattttgtgcccttgccctcAGTACTACTTCCAAGTGCTGTTGAACATGGAGtattaattcatcagctgagggagggtggtaggtgataatcagtaggaggtttccttgcccatgtttggcctgatgccatgagatggtgggccaggacatacccagggatggtgatggagaggtatgattcagtgagtatgactgtcaggctaatgcttgactagtcagtggaaCGGCGCTCCCACGTTTGGTACAAGACCCCAGGTGTTAGTCAAGAGGACTTTGTAGGTTCAACAGGGCATCGTTACCATTGTGTCTGGTTCCTAAGTAGATGTCGGGTGGTTTATCCGGTTTTCTTTTTCTACTTTACTGtagtggttttgtacaactgagtggcttgcaaggccattgtagagggcagttgagagtcaaccgcattgctgtgagtctggagttacatgtaggccagaccgggtaaggatggcagatttcgtccctaaaggacattagtgaaccaaatgggtttttaccacaatcctgtagtttcatggtcaccattaccaagactagcttttattccagattttttaattaaataattgaatttaaattccagcagctgccatggtgggatttgaactcttgtccccTGAGCATTAGTCgggacctctagattactagcccagtaacattaccattaggCCACTATTATTGAAGGGGGGAAGCTGCTTCTACTAATTTAGTATTACTGAGGGGGAGGAGGCAGGTTTCAGTAATTTAGCATTACTGAGGTGAAAGCTGGTTTTGGTAATTTACTATCACCAAGGAGGAAGCTGGCTGTAGCAATTTAGTATTACTGAAGAGGAAGCTGGGTGCAGTAATTTAGTCTTACTGAGGCAGAAGCTGGTTGCagtaatttagtattactgaggaggaagctggctgtagtaatttagtattactgaggaggaagctggTTGCAGTAATGtagtattactgaggaggaagctggctgcagtaatttagtattactgaggaggaagctggctgttGTAATTTAGTATgactgaggaggaagctggctgcAGTAATTTAGTATgactgaggaggaagctggctgcagtaatttagtattactgaggaggaagctggccgcagt carries:
- the coq5 gene encoding 2-methoxy-6-polyprenyl-1,4-benzoquinol methylase, mitochondrial isoform X2 produces the protein MLEMLSRSGSICGERNRVNVSVYKVFKNVAKNYDIMNDAMSLGIHRLWKDALLHTMNPLPGTKLLDVAGGTGDIAFRFLDYVRSQHERQNRRAMKSYQSPSWQQISDFYEQQNKFDSDSGSKAVICDINKEMLKVGRQKAEQLNYTEGLSWVVGNAEELPFDDDKFDVYTIAFGIRNVTHIDHVLQEAYRVLKPGGRFLCLEFSKVQNPIISSGFVQLSGLQGHCRGQLRVNRIAVSLELHVGQTGLYHLYSFQVIPVLGEVIAADWKSYQYLVESIQRFPDQEEFKAMIEDAGFYKVEYNNLTSGIVAVHSGFKL